The DNA window GCGACGGCCAGATGGGATCGCGGGACATCGTCAGCGCCGCCGATGTGGACATCGAGGTCCGGCTGGCCATAAGCCGACCGGCCTGTCCACCTGGCGTCCATCACAACAAGGAGACCATGATGACCAGCTCCCAGATCCCGATGAGCGACCCCGTGCTCATCGCCCCGGAGACATGGCTGATTCCCAACCTGGCCGCCGCTGGACCCAGCCAATTTCTTCCGGTCAACTCGCTGCTCATCCGCGGCAGCGAGCCGATCATCGTCGATACCGGCGCCCCCATCCATCGCCAACGATGGCTGGACCTGGTCTTTTCCTTGGTCGATCCGGAGGACGTGCGCTGGATCTTTCTGTCACACGACGACAGCGACCACATCGGAGGACTCGCGGACGCCTTGGCGATGTGCCCATCGGCGACGATGGTGACCAACTTCTTCGCCACGGAGCGGCTGTCTCTAGAGCGGTCCCTGCCGATCAAGCGGCTTCGCTGGCTCGAGCCAGGTGACAGCTTCCTCGCCGGAGACCGTCAGATGCGTCTGGTGCTACCACCGATCTTCGATGGCCCCACCACCCGTGGCCTGTTCGATGAACGCACCGGCGTGTTGTGGGGCGTTGACTCGTTCGCGGCCATGACCACCGGCTCCGTGCACCACCGCGACGACATACCCGAAGACCTCTACGACGAGTCGTTCGCGCTGCTCAACAGCCTCGTCTCACCGTGGCATCAGTGGCTGGACCCGGCACGCTACCAACGCCATGTCGACTCCGTCGCCGACCTGCACCCCGACACCGTCGCCACCGCACACGGGCCGCTGCTGACCGGCGACGCCATCGGCGACGCCTTCAACCGAGTTCGATCCATGGCCGCCGCCTCATGCGTGACTCCGCCGGGCCAGTCCGCACTCGACGAGCTCATCGCCGCAATGTCGGTTGACCAAGAGGCCGCACGAACGCAGTCAACTCCGAGGGCATCGGCGTAGAAGGAGATCGACCGCGCCAGGATTTCTCCATGACCGTCCGTCGCCGCGCAGTCGCCAATGGTGCCATCCCATAAGCTTCGCGTCCGGCGCGCCCTGGGCAGACCGAACTGCTCTTTGCGGCCGTGGTGTGGGATATTCGCGGCTAGTCATGGGATGGCAAGGTCGATCGAGACGGCCAGGACAGCGCCGCCACGTGCCCGCCGTCAAAGCGCAGTCGATCCCCCCGGGGCAGTGTGCCTAGCAGGATCAGTCGAGTCAACGGTCCGGGCGCACCCGTAGCCCGCCGCGCGCTCACGGCTCCGGGTAGGTGCGGCATGATCCGAGCATGCGCTCTCGAACAGAAGGCATGTGGTGGGGAACAGCTATCGAAGCGCCCGACCCTGGAGGCTTGGCGAGGTTCTACTCAGCACTTCTCGGGTGGCCCGTCGGTCACGAGGAGCCAAGGACGGCGATACTCGCGGCTCCCGAGGGATCGATCTACATCGTGTTTCAGCAGGCGACTGACTACCAACCCCCCGTATGGCCGCCCATCCAGGGGAAGCAGCGTCCGATGATGCACTTCGACTTCCAGGTCGGGGACCTCGACTCCGCCGTCGCTGACGCGGTCGCCCTGGGAGCCACCGTGGCCGCCGTACAGCCGCAGGAGAACGTCCGCGTCCTCTTCGACCCAGCCGGGCACCCGTTCTGCGTGTGCCGAGACGACTGATCACCACCCGCGAGACCACGCTAACGACCCGTCAGCCGGCGAAGGGGAGGGCCTCGAGGCCGCGCACTCCGGTGGAAGCACGGAAGATGCTGCCTGCCTCGGGTTGGTCGGTCTCGGCGAGGCCATCGCGAGACGTGGTGATGTAGAGCTCGTCGAGGTTCGCCCCACCGAACGTGCAGGCGGTGATGTTGCTTACGGGTAGCTCGACGACTCCGTCGAGCTGACCGGCCGGCGAGTAGCGACGCACTGCCGAGCCTCCGAACAAGGCGACCCACAGGTAGCCCTCGCCGTCGATCGTCATCCCGTCCGGACCGCCCTCCCCCGCCGGGATCTCCACCACCATGCGCCTGCTCTCCACAACGAGGCCGACGTCAGGCTCGTAGTCGAAGACGTCCACCCGCCGCGTCGGGGTGTCGATGTAGTACGCGAGACTTCCGTCCGGACTCCAGGCCAGGCCGTTCGAGATCGTGACGCCTTCGAAGACCACCGAAGTCGAACGATCCGCGTCGAGGCGGTATAGCGCACCCGCGCCCGGTGTGGTGTCGTACGCCATGGATCCGCAATAGAAACGTCCGTCCGGGTCAGTCCCACCGTCGTTCATCCGGACCAGCTTGCTCGTCCACAGCTGCTCGAGCCGCTCGATCGAGCCGTCCTTGCCCACCAGGACAAACCCCCGCTCGACCGCAACCACCATCCCCCCAGAGACGCGGGGACGGATCGCCGCGGCAATGTCGTCCAAGTGCAGCCGGGCAACGCTTCCAGACGGAAGGTCGACGGTCAGGACGTCGCCCGCGAGCATGTCCACGAGTCTGAGTCCGCCCCAGTCCTCGTGCCAGACGGGCCCCTCCCCGTGGAACGAGATCGGTGACGTGACCTGTTCGACAGCAGCCATGCGTGGGTTCTCCTTGGTCCAGAGTCGACAAAGACCAAGTGCGGCGCGACGACTAGATCAGGTGGACCACATGAGCTCGGCGTTCTTCATGCCTTCCGCCAACGACTTGAGGGTCGCCTTCTCGGCGGCATCCGCCTTGCCAGCCGCGATCGCCGTGACGAGCGGACGGTGGGCCGACATGATCTGGGTCTTGTTGCTTTGCTCGTTGGTCAATGTCAGCAGCGTTTGGATGATGCCTGACAGCGGCTCCCAGGTCGCCAACAATCGGCGGTGGTGAGCAGCGATCATGACTTCACGGTGGAACGCGATGTCAACGGCAGCGATGGACTCGGAGTCGCCGATCTTCGCCGCCTCATCGAACTGCTTGATGATGCGCCGCAGGTTGGTGATGTTCTCCGGTACGGCGGCCTTGGCTGCGAGCTGTGCGCCGCGGACCTCGAGGACGGCTCGCACCTCGTACAGCTCACGGATGTCGTCGAGCGTCATGCCGACAACGAATGCGCCGCGTCTCGGCTCGTTCTGGATCAGCCCCTCGTGCGACAGCCTGATCAGCGCCTCCCGCACCGGGACGCGGCTCACGCCGAACCGCCGGGCAAGTGGAAGCTCCCGCAGATGCTCGCCGGGCTTCAGCTCACGGCTGACGATCGCGTAGCGCAACCTGGACGCGACGAGCTGCCAGAGGTCGGCACGTTCCACCGTGTCGGGCGCGAACTCGGACATCATCGCTCCCTCCCGTCAGTCGAGCCGTCACGTGGCCGGCGGCGCCCCCTCCCGGGAACGTGTCAGTCAGTATACAGACGTCAGACTTGCCCATGATGGAGGTGCGCGTCCACACTCACTTGGGTGTCTCACCCTTGGATCCCGCTCACGATCAGCCCACGCAGGAAGTACCGCTGGGTGAAGAAGAAGATGACGATGGGAACAAGTGTGATCAAGGTCGCTACGGCCATGATCTCGTTGAAGGGGTGCGGTTTGTATCCCAGCCCGGACTGCTGCGTCTGCTGCCAGGCCTGCAGGCTCAGGGCGAGCGTGTACTTCGCCTGATCCGTCAGATAGATGAGCGGGCCGAAGTAGTCGTTCCACTGCTCGGTGAACGTGAAGATGGCCAACGCAGCAAGGGCGGGCTTGGACTGCGGCAGGATGATGTGCCAGAAGATTCTCAGGCGGCCGCAGCCATCCACCATCGCCGCATCGTCGTACTCCTTGGGAATACTCAGGTAGAACTGGCGCATCATGAAGATGAAGAACGCCGACCCCACGCCGAAGAACGACGGAACCGTCAACGGCAGGAAGGTGTTGAGCCAGCCCAGGTCGCGGAAGATCAGGTACTGCGGAATGAGCGTCACGTAGTAGGGCAGCATCATCGTCCCCAACACAAGAACGAAGAGTACGTTCCTTCCTGGGAACCGCAGGCGTGCGAACGCGTAGGCGACCAGTGGCACGCTCACGAGGCGACCGATCTCCACCGCCACCAGGATGATCAGTGTATTACTGAGGCCCTGGGCGAACGGGAACGCGGACAGGACCTTCCCGTAGTTTCCCCACTCGAACGATGACGGAATGAGGTCCGGCGGAAACAGCAGGACGTCGGTCTCCGGCTTCAGCGACGTCGACACGAGCCAGTAGAACGGGAACGCGAACATCAGCGCGCCACCGATCAGCAGGACATAGAGCAGCACGCGCCAGGTGACGCTGCGCCCGCGAACATTGCGTTCGACGATCCGCTCCGGGTCATCGACCTGCGGCCGAGCACTGAGAACGGCCATGACCTACCGACCCCCGTACTCGTAGTAGACGGCTCGCCGCGCCACCAGCAACGTCACGAGCGTCAGCACCATCATGATCAGAACGAGCACCCATGCGAGAGCCGACGCGTAACCCATCTGGAAGTCCTGCCATCCGTTCCGGTACAGGTAGAGCACGTAGAAGAGCGACGCGTTGTTCGGACCTCCGTTGGTGACGATGTAGCCGGCCGTGAAGATCTGGAACGACGCGATCAGCCCGGTGACGAACTGGAACAGGATGACCGGCGAGGTCATCGGGATGCTGATGTGGATCAGGCGATGCCACGCGTTGGCACCGTCGATCTCCGCCGCGTCGTACAACGTGCTGGGTACTTGTTGGAGCGCGGCGAGGTAGAGGATCATCCCACCACCCGCGCCCCACAGCGTCATGATGACGAACGCCGGGAGTACCCACTCCTCCGAGGCGAACCACTGCGGACCTTCGACACCGAACTGCCGCAGCACTCCGTTCACCAACCCGTACTGGCCGTTGAAGATCCAGGACCAGAGGAAGGCACCGGCGATCGCCGGCACGAGCGACGGCAGGAAGTACGCCGTACGCCACACCCGGAGCCATCGCACCCGCTGGTTCAGGAGCATCGCGATCGCGTAGCCGATGACAACGCTTCCCGGCACGGCGAAGGCCGAGTAGACGGCTGTGACTCGCAGCGACTTCCAGAAGAGCTCGTCCTCCAGCAGGTCCCGGTAGTTGTCGAGGCCTGCCCAGGTAGGTCCGCCGAGGATCGGGTAGTGCGTGAACGAGTAGTACCCCGAAATGATGAGCGGATAGGCCGTGAACACGACGAACCCGATAAGCCACGGAAGGATGCACAGATAGGCGATCCCCACCTCACGACGGGACATCGGATGCTGCCACCAGTGGCGCCGCGGCGTGCTGCGAACAGGGCCGTCACGCTTCACCTGAGGTGTGGTCGCAACCATGCGTTCCTCCGCATCTAGCCGTGTCTACTCCCCCGCCGCACGCCGACCGTCGTCGATCTCCTTGTCCACGCGCTGTTTCGCTTCGGTCAGCGCGTCCTTGGCCGTCGCCTTGCCCAGGATGATCTGGTCGAGCGCTGACTCGATCGCGTTCTGCGTCGCCGTGCTGGCGTAGCGGCCGAACCACCGCGGGTAGACGGTAACGTTCTCCGCGTTGGCGGGGAGCGGCGACATTCCCTTGATTCGCGAGAGGTTGATCAGCGCGATCGTCTTCGGAGTTCCCTCCGGCGACGCGTCGACGATCGGCAGCGGATCGTAGGAGGGAACGGAGCTGAACTGGAGGAACTTGGTCCGCACCTCAGTGTTCGTGGTGAACGTGATCGCCCAGTCGAGCGCGGCTTCCTGGAACTTCGACTGCGCGTTGACGCACAGCGAGCCTCCACCGAAACAGTGGACCTTGCGGTTCGCATACGGCAGGTGGAAATACGACATCGGGAAGTTGTTCTCCTCGGGGTACGCACTCGGAGTCGACAGCTGGAGGGTGGCGACGCATCGCTTGGCCAGATACGTACCGCCACGGACCGAAGTCTCGGTGCCGGTAGGAACCGCGACCTTGTGCTTGACGAACAGGTCCGCGATCTGCTGCGCCGCACCGATGGCGGGCTCGGAGTCGAGCATCGACTTCGACTCGCCGTAGTTCCAGTCGTCGTCGTAGAGCGTTCCGCCGAGGTCGTACAGGAGCGTGACGAAGAAGGACGCGTTCGTCGGAACGCTGCCCAGCCCGTACTGCTCGACGACGCCGTTGCGGCCGACCTTCGTCCCGGCCTTGAGCCAGTCGACGAACGTGTCCCACTTCCAGGTGTCGAAGGTCGGACTGCCCCACACCGGCATGTCCTCCGCGATGCCACTTTCCTCGGCCATGCCCTTGTTCACCATCACGATGAAGTCCTGGGCGGTATACAGCGACAGGCTGGAGATCTTGCCCTCGAAGCCCGACTCCTTCGCCTGGTCGACATTCCACTTGCTCATGTCGATCTTTCGCTCTTTCAGCCGCTCGTCGAACGGAACGTAGAGCTGCTCGTGCGGGAAGAGGTTTCCGTTCCAGTACGCGTCGATCAGGAACAGGTCCGGAGCCGTACCACTCGCGAGCTGAGTGAAGATCTTCTCCGGTGCATAGGAGTACACCTGATGCGCGATCTTGATGCCCGTTTCCTTCTCCATGGTTGGGAAGTAGTTGTCGAACTGCCCACCCCACCAGTCGCTCAGTCCCAGCGTCGACGGCTTCTTCGCGGTTCCGCTCTCCGGCGAGTTGCCGCACGAAGCGAGAAACGCTGCCGCGGAGGTCGCGGCACCGGCAATCAACATCTGCCGCCGGCTCAGTGTCGGGTTGAAGGTGGACATCGAACCTCCTGGAAGTTCCCGACGGGC is part of the Tenggerimyces flavus genome and encodes:
- a CDS encoding MBL fold metallo-hydrolase, yielding MTSSQIPMSDPVLIAPETWLIPNLAAAGPSQFLPVNSLLIRGSEPIIVDTGAPIHRQRWLDLVFSLVDPEDVRWIFLSHDDSDHIGGLADALAMCPSATMVTNFFATERLSLERSLPIKRLRWLEPGDSFLAGDRQMRLVLPPIFDGPTTRGLFDERTGVLWGVDSFAAMTTGSVHHRDDIPEDLYDESFALLNSLVSPWHQWLDPARYQRHVDSVADLHPDTVATAHGPLLTGDAIGDAFNRVRSMAAASCVTPPGQSALDELIAAMSVDQEAARTQSTPRASA
- a CDS encoding VOC family protein, whose protein sequence is MWWGTAIEAPDPGGLARFYSALLGWPVGHEEPRTAILAAPEGSIYIVFQQATDYQPPVWPPIQGKQRPMMHFDFQVGDLDSAVADAVALGATVAAVQPQENVRVLFDPAGHPFCVCRDD
- a CDS encoding ABC transporter substrate-binding protein; protein product: MSTFNPTLSRRQMLIAGAATSAAAFLASCGNSPESGTAKKPSTLGLSDWWGGQFDNYFPTMEKETGIKIAHQVYSYAPEKIFTQLASGTAPDLFLIDAYWNGNLFPHEQLYVPFDERLKERKIDMSKWNVDQAKESGFEGKISSLSLYTAQDFIVMVNKGMAEESGIAEDMPVWGSPTFDTWKWDTFVDWLKAGTKVGRNGVVEQYGLGSVPTNASFFVTLLYDLGGTLYDDDWNYGESKSMLDSEPAIGAAQQIADLFVKHKVAVPTGTETSVRGGTYLAKRCVATLQLSTPSAYPEENNFPMSYFHLPYANRKVHCFGGGSLCVNAQSKFQEAALDWAITFTTNTEVRTKFLQFSSVPSYDPLPIVDASPEGTPKTIALINLSRIKGMSPLPANAENVTVYPRWFGRYASTATQNAIESALDQIILGKATAKDALTEAKQRVDKEIDDGRRAAGE
- a CDS encoding GntR family transcriptional regulator, translated to MSEFAPDTVERADLWQLVASRLRYAIVSRELKPGEHLRELPLARRFGVSRVPVREALIRLSHEGLIQNEPRRGAFVVGMTLDDIRELYEVRAVLEVRGAQLAAKAAVPENITNLRRIIKQFDEAAKIGDSESIAAVDIAFHREVMIAAHHRRLLATWEPLSGIIQTLLTLTNEQSNKTQIMSAHRPLVTAIAAGKADAAEKATLKSLAEGMKNAELMWST
- a CDS encoding carbohydrate ABC transporter permease, coding for MAVLSARPQVDDPERIVERNVRGRSVTWRVLLYVLLIGGALMFAFPFYWLVSTSLKPETDVLLFPPDLIPSSFEWGNYGKVLSAFPFAQGLSNTLIILVAVEIGRLVSVPLVAYAFARLRFPGRNVLFVLVLGTMMLPYYVTLIPQYLIFRDLGWLNTFLPLTVPSFFGVGSAFFIFMMRQFYLSIPKEYDDAAMVDGCGRLRIFWHIILPQSKPALAALAIFTFTEQWNDYFGPLIYLTDQAKYTLALSLQAWQQTQQSGLGYKPHPFNEIMAVATLITLVPIVIFFFTQRYFLRGLIVSGIQG
- a CDS encoding SMP-30/gluconolactonase/LRE family protein; translated protein: MAAVEQVTSPISFHGEGPVWHEDWGGLRLVDMLAGDVLTVDLPSGSVARLHLDDIAAAIRPRVSGGMVVAVERGFVLVGKDGSIERLEQLWTSKLVRMNDGGTDPDGRFYCGSMAYDTTPGAGALYRLDADRSTSVVFEGVTISNGLAWSPDGSLAYYIDTPTRRVDVFDYEPDVGLVVESRRMVVEIPAGEGGPDGMTIDGEGYLWVALFGGSAVRRYSPAGQLDGVVELPVSNITACTFGGANLDELYITTSRDGLAETDQPEAGSIFRASTGVRGLEALPFAG
- a CDS encoding carbohydrate ABC transporter permease, with amino-acid sequence MSRREVGIAYLCILPWLIGFVVFTAYPLIISGYYSFTHYPILGGPTWAGLDNYRDLLEDELFWKSLRVTAVYSAFAVPGSVVIGYAIAMLLNQRVRWLRVWRTAYFLPSLVPAIAGAFLWSWIFNGQYGLVNGVLRQFGVEGPQWFASEEWVLPAFVIMTLWGAGGGMILYLAALQQVPSTLYDAAEIDGANAWHRLIHISIPMTSPVILFQFVTGLIASFQIFTAGYIVTNGGPNNASLFYVLYLYRNGWQDFQMGYASALAWVLVLIMMVLTLVTLLVARRAVYYEYGGR